A window of the Bacteroides thetaiotaomicron VPI-5482 genome harbors these coding sequences:
- a CDS encoding helix-turn-helix domain-containing protein — MNTTDLTFNDLPKVVGELCERIAGMENLLRDTLNRQSEPKENLHVPMTVQEACAYLKMPVSTFYYKIKKDNIPVIKQGKHLYIYRDELDKWLEASRKTSVPLTYEEENEAMYTSHRRKPNPKNW, encoded by the coding sequence ATGAACACAACAGATTTGACTTTTAATGACCTGCCCAAAGTGGTAGGCGAACTCTGCGAGAGAATCGCAGGAATGGAAAATTTACTTAGGGACACTCTTAACCGCCAAAGCGAACCAAAAGAGAATTTGCACGTACCAATGACAGTGCAGGAAGCCTGTGCCTATCTGAAAATGCCAGTCTCCACCTTTTATTACAAGATAAAGAAGGACAACATTCCTGTTATCAAACAAGGAAAGCACCTTTATATCTATCGTGACGAGCTCGACAAATGGCTGGAGGCATCTCGCAAAACTTCAGTACCTCTCACCTATGAGGAAGAAAACGAAGCGATGTATACCTCACACCGTCGCAAGCCTAATCCTAAAAACTGGTGA
- a CDS encoding AAA family ATPase produces the protein METATPIEDFAQITTRWQDTMLSLEKVYEQEPEVLSIGGVAIGTLGNFSASIGKAKSKKTFNVSAMVAAALSGKEVLNYTTDFPAGKNRILYIDTEQSQNHCMIVMHRIMKQAELPANQDCDRFYFLALRKFNPKERLAIIDDAISQIEGLGFVVIDGIRDLVYDINSPSEATCIISKLMQWTDEYQIHLHTILHQNKSDENARGHIGTEINNKAETVIQIEKDKDDSNISKVESVHTRSKDFLPFAFYINDQSLPELLPDYVPTKKSAGRPKQEPFSPCKDIRESTHRKALELAFEGKETISGYKALEEELTTAYELAGTKLNHNKIVETIKFLTNKRMVVQESRGIYRFMPDYHY, from the coding sequence ATGGAAACTGCAACACCCATTGAGGATTTTGCTCAAATCACTACGAGATGGCAAGATACTATGCTCAGTTTGGAAAAGGTGTACGAACAGGAGCCGGAAGTCCTGAGTATAGGCGGAGTGGCTATCGGAACATTGGGAAATTTCAGTGCATCCATTGGCAAGGCAAAAAGCAAAAAGACCTTCAACGTGTCAGCTATGGTAGCAGCAGCTTTGTCCGGAAAGGAAGTCCTTAACTACACAACGGATTTTCCCGCTGGGAAGAACCGCATCCTCTACATTGACACCGAACAGAGTCAAAACCATTGCATGATTGTAATGCATCGTATAATGAAACAGGCAGAGTTGCCTGCCAATCAGGATTGTGACCGTTTCTATTTTCTCGCTTTACGCAAGTTCAATCCGAAGGAGCGTTTAGCTATTATAGACGATGCTATCAGTCAGATTGAGGGTCTCGGTTTCGTGGTGATTGACGGAATACGTGACTTGGTTTACGACATCAATTCACCAAGTGAAGCCACATGTATAATATCCAAACTTATGCAGTGGACTGACGAATACCAGATTCATCTTCACACCATCCTTCACCAGAACAAAAGTGATGAAAATGCCCGTGGACACATTGGCACGGAAATCAACAACAAAGCGGAAACGGTCATCCAAATTGAGAAAGACAAGGACGACAGCAACATCAGCAAAGTGGAAAGTGTGCATACCCGCTCAAAGGACTTCCTGCCATTCGCTTTCTACATCAATGACCAATCGCTTCCCGAACTTCTGCCGGACTATGTGCCGACCAAGAAAAGTGCTGGTCGTCCCAAGCAAGAACCATTCTCCCCTTGTAAAGACATCCGCGAATCCACCCATCGCAAGGCTCTCGAACTGGCTTTTGAGGGAAAAGAGACTATTTCGGGATATAAGGCTTTGGAAGAAGAACTGACCACTGCCTACGAACTGGCAGGAACAAAATTGAATCACAATAAGATTGTGGAAACAATTAAGTTTCTCACGAACAAACGGATGGTGGTTCAGGAAAGTCGTGGCATTTATCGCTTCATGCCTGATTACCACTATTGA